One window of Triplophysa rosa linkage group LG10, Trosa_1v2, whole genome shotgun sequence genomic DNA carries:
- the si:ch211-266g18.10 gene encoding axoneme-associated protein mst101(2) isoform X6 yields MTQATKDAPVTPVHPDTLTARSHGFLRILKRPAQWLIVISLLISWSVAGVVMFDFVTDDQLANIQEFGSDPMLAIDKTFEGIENGMNNMINTVTDAYDHVVEMNFNPMDAVNLAADSSVAFLSFSGVGDFGVTETVAFGGTVLDEATEWIRFPINYLFHMFEDILDVTIIYPADVASDALVYTLSGVKDVFQYLSTVFVGIEAQIPKMSIDPMKLAGNVAEEATELKNSISNYLSNLFVGDEGVIPDISFDPMKVVTDSVEEFVDRRDMFLAYLSNMLIKDKDEAPQMLRRKGEFLPPMEKVLEHVKEAKEKKAREEIYKIIQDMRGKKAEAEEDEIMQQINITVEKEKKKEVKPDKKVSEKVQKSKEDKKLTKDKSHKPTERKRPLKKGKVTDEKSILKQKKLKSEETSSKPKRSETKEHEKTLSEKKPQDDERAEAEKKIKPAKKEAKPKKEKVKPADIPKGVKKEKTKPAPVKKEPGVTKGKAKPARSKKEAEAVKEEHPAKKESRDIKKAAKPAPKEKVTKAVKEKAEPVVKKEDEVAEKKVKAAPKKKEPEVSKEKTKPTPSKKEEEAPKKKAKPARVEKEPVVSKKKSKPEPSKKEPDVPKEKEKPAKRELKPKAAPVKKEPEVSKEKAKLSLLQKEDKVLKPGPGKKEAGDIKEKAKPTLAKKEAVQKKPKPAAVKKEPEVTKEKEASSKKEPKITKEIPKPPKKAEVIKEIRVPEKKEAEVIEAKVKPAPEKKETEVIKEKVKPAPVKKEAKVIKDKAKHAPEKKVISEAEVIKDKAKAAPVKKEAEVTKEKAPEPAHKREPKVTKEEEKTAPPKTVEVPKEKPKQVLKETEPDITKEMPEPKKKPKAIKEKAKPAPTKKEAEVIKEKAERVTVKKEPKAIKEKAKPAPTKKEAEVIKEKAKPVPEKKEAEVIKKKTKPTPVKKEPLITKEKPKPTPKKEAESIKERAKPAPKMKEVKEKTKPAPVKKEAEVIKEKVKPAPVKKEAEVIKEKVKPAPVKKAEVVKEKAKPAPEKKEAKVIEGKVKEAPVKKEAEIIKEKVKPAAAKKEAEVIKEKVKVAPVKKEPGVPKEKTMKPAPEPAKKVEVPKEKVKPVLKEKEAKVIKAKDKPAPVKKEPAVTKEKEKPAPKKKEAEIIKEKVKPAPVKKEPEVSKKAPESKPEPVKKVEVPKEMVKPVHEEKAAEAIKEKAEPVPKKKEPGVVKKAHEAKPKREPEVTKEKKKTEAKKEAKVIKEKVKATPVKQEADVPKEKTVKPEPVKKVEAPKEKAKLVPKEKEPEITKEKAKPAPKKADAIKEKVKPAPKMKEAKDIKEKVKPAPVKKEAIVIKEKVKPAPEKKEAELIKEKAKATPVKKEPEVTKKKAPKKEAEILEEKIKPATEKKEAEAIKEKAKPVTEKLKEAEVKVKPAPVKKEPEVIKEKEKPAPKKKEAEVIKEKAKPAPVKKAPEVLKEKVLEPKPTPLKKDAKVIKEDLKPTEKKEAEVIKEKVKPAPKIKEAEVIKEKITPAPEKKEAEVIKEKVKPAPKKKEAEVIEKVKPAPKIKEAKVIKEEVKSAPEIKEAEEIKKKIKPAQEAKVIKEKVKPAPEIKESEEIKEKVKPDPEKKEAEVIKEKVKPAQKKEVEEIKEKVQPTPEIKEAKVTKEKVKAAPVKKEPEVAKEKAPEPPTPKRDVPPSLGVDLELLNSINQKLSLLDLLRKDIGEMKSDLESTQNQIHLLRMDNRTIKEPETVGVKVKRAVSKEKVQKEPEVLRKITKTAHLKKERDALKNITKPAPAKKDQEVKIRPGPKQKEIHHVEVEAEKPLQKESEEVKEAEVKLTEKEAVKDKEVKGEEPDVTKDIPEIEEEDIPYFQCFFVDEDDTQYPFFPFPPPLSPNFGV; encoded by the exons ATGACTCAGGCAACTAAAG ATGCCCCAGTAACGCCAGTGCATCCAGACACTCTCACGGCCAGAAGTCATGGGTTTCTCAGAATCTTAAAGCGTCCCGCACAATGGCTGATCGTCATCTCGCTTCTGATCTCATGGTCAGTAGCTGGTGTTGTCATGTTTGACTTTGTGACTGACGATCAGCTTGCAA ACATCCAGGAATTTGGATCTGATCCGATGTTAGCAATAGATAAGACGTTTGAAGGCATTGAAAACGGAATGAACAACATGATCAATACCGTCACTGATGCATATG ATCACGTCGTTGAAATGAACTTTAATCCGATGGACGCTGTTAATTTAGCAGCAGACTCATCTGtggcttttctgtcatttaGTGGTGTtg GAGACTTTGGAGTCACTGAAACAGTGGCATTTGGTGGCACTGTTCTAGATGAAGCTACAGAATGGATTAGATTTCCTATCAACTACTTATTCCACATGTTTGAAG ACATTCTGGACGTAACTATCATTTATCCTGCGGACGTGGCCAGTGATGCACTCGTGTACACTTTAAGTGGGGTCAAGGATGTTTTTCAATATCTTTCCACTGTGTTTGTGGGCATCGAAG CTCAGATTCCCAAAATGAGCATTGATCCCATGAAACTGGCTGGCAATGTTGCAGAAGAGGCCACAGAGCTAAAGAACTCTATTTCTAACTACCTTTCCAACTTATTTGTTGGAGATGAAG GTGTTATTCCTGACATTAGCTTTGACCCTATGAAAGTTGTCACAGACTCTGTTGAGGAATTTGTTGACAGGAGAGACATGTTCTTGGCCTACCTGTCAAACATGCTCATCAAAGACAAAG ATGAAGCACCACAAATGTTAAGAAGAAAAG GAGAATTTCTGCCCCCTATGGAAAAAG TTCTTGAACACGTGAAAGAGGCCAAAGAAAAAAAGGCTAGAGAGGAGATATACAAAATCATTCAAG ACATGAGAGGTAAGAAGGCCGAAGCTGAAGAGGATGAAATAATGCAACAAATAAACATAACtgtagaaaaagaaaagaagaaagaagTTAAACCCGACAAGAAAGTCAGTGAAAAAGTTCAAAAGTCCAAGGAGGACAAGAAACTTACAAAAGACAAGAGTCATAAACCAACAG AAAGGAAAAGACCTCTTAAAAAGGGCAAGGTGACTGATGAAAAGTCCATTCTGAAACAGAAGAAACTGAAATCGG aAGAAACGTCATCAAAGCCTAAAAGAAGTGAAACAAAAGAACATGAaaaaactctttcagaaaagaAACCCCAGGATGATGAGAGAGCAG AAGCTGAGAAAAAGATTAAACCAGCCAAGAAAG AAGCCAaacctaaaaaagaaaaagtgaaacc tgcggACATCCCAAAAG GTGTTAAGAAAGAGAAAACCAAACCAGCCCCTGTTAAGAAAG AGCCTGGAGTTACCAAAGGAAAGGCCAAACCAGCTCGTTCAAAAAAAG AAGCTGAAGCTGTCAAGGAGGAACATCCTGCAAAAAAAG AATCTAGAGATATTAAGAAAGCGGCAAAACCAGCTCCAAAAGAAAAAG TTACAAAGGCAGTGAAGGAAAAGGCTGAGCCAGTTGTGAAGAAAG aAGATGAAGTTGCAGAGAAGAAAGTCAAAGCAGCACCCAAAAAGAAAG AGCCTGAGGTTTCCAAAGAGAAGACCAAACCAACACCCTCAAAGAAAG AGGAGGAAGCCCCTAAAAAGAAAGCTAAGCCAGCCCGTGTGGAGAAAG AGCCTGTTGTCTCCAAAAAGAAGTCCAAACCAGAACCTTCAAAGAAag AACCTGATGTTCCTAAGGAGAAAGAAAAACCAGCCAAAAGAG AATTGAAGCCAAAGGCAGCTCCTGTGAAAAAAG agCCTGAAGTTTCCAAGGAAAAGGCGAAGCTATCACTTTTGCAGAAAG AGGATAAAGTTCTCAAACCAGGTCCTGGGAAGAAAG AGGCTGGTGATATTAAAGAGAAGGCAAAACCTACTCTTGCAAAGAAAG AAGCTGTGCAGAAAAAGCCTAAACCAGCTGCTGTCAAGAAAG AGCCTGAAGTTACAAAAGAGAAAGAAGCCTCTTCAAAGAAAG AACCTAAGATAACTAAAGAAATACCCAAGCCACCAAAGAAAG CTGAAGTGATCAAAGAGATCAGAGTTCCAGAGAAGAAAG AGGCTGAAGTCATTGAGGCGAAAGTTAAACCAGCCCCTGAGAAGAAAG AGACTGAAGTCATTAAAGAGAAAGTTAAACCAGCTCCTGTAAAGAAAg AAGCAAAAGTCATCAAGGACAAAGCTAAACATGCCCCCGAGAAGAAAG TCATTTCAGAGGCTGAAGTCATCAAGGACAAAGCTAAAGCCGCTCCTGTTAAGAAAG AGGCTGAAGTTACTAAAGAAAAGGCACCTGAACCAGCACACAAAAGAG AACCTAAAGTTACCAAAGAGGAAGAAAAAACAGCGCCTCCTAAAACAG TCGAGGTTCCAAAGGAAAAGCCAAAACAAGTCCTCAAAGAAACAG AACCTGACATAACCAAAGAGATGCCAGAGCCAAAGAAAA AGCCAAAAGCCATCAAAGAGAAAGCTAAACCAGCCCCTACCAAGAAAG aGGCTGAAGTTATTAAAGAGAAAGCTGAACGGGTCACTGTAAAGAAAG AGCCAAAAGCCATCAAAGAGAAAGCTAAACCAGCCCCTACCAAGAAAG AGGCTGAAGTTATTAAAGAGAAAGCTAAACCGGTCCCTGAAAAGAAAG AGGCCGAAGTCatcaagaagaaaaccaaacCAACTCCTGTAAAGAAAG AACCTTTGATAACCAAAGAAAAACCCAAACCAACACCAAAGAAAG aAGCTGAATCCATTAAAGAAAGAGCTAAACCAGCACCCAAGATGAAAG AGGTTAAAGAGAAAACTAAACCAGCCCCTGTGAAGAAAG AGGCCGAAGTCATTAAAGAGAAAGTTAAACCAGCTCCTGTGAAGAAAG AGGCCGAAGTCATTAAAGAGAAAGTTAAACCAGCTCCTGTGAAGAAAG ctgAAGTAGTCAAAGAAAAGGCTAAACCAGCCCCTGAAAAGAAAG AGGCTAAAGTCATTGAGGGGAAAGTTAAAGAAGCTCCTGTAAAGAAAG AGGCTGAAATCATCAAAGAGAAAGTCAAACCAGCCGCGGCCAAGAAAG AGGCTGAAGTCATCAAGGAGAAAGTTAAAGTAGCTCCTGTAAAGAAag AGCCTGGAGTTCCTAAAGAAAAGACAATGAAACCAGCACCAGAACCTGCAAAGAAAG TTGAGGTTCCCAAAGAAAAGGTTAAACCAGTCCTTAAAGAGAAAG AAGCTAAAGTTATCAAGGCCAAAGATAAACCAGCTCCTGTGAAGAAAG AGCCTGCAGTTaccaaagagaaagaaaagccAGCGCCTAAGAAGAAAG AGGCTGAAATTATCAAGGAGAAAGTCAAACCAGCTCCTGTTAAGAAAG AACCTGAAGTTTCTAAAAAAGCACCTGAATCAAAACCAGAACCCGTAAAGAAAG TTGAGGTTCCTAAAGAAATGGTGAAACCGGTCCATGAAGAAAAAG caGCTGAAGCAATCAAAGAGAAAGCTGAACCAGTCCCTAAGAAAAAAG AGCCTGGAGTTGTTAAAAAGGCACATGAAGCAAAACCCAAAAGAG aGCCTGAAGTTaccaaagagaaaaaaaaaacagaagctaAGAAAG AGGCTAAAGTAATAAAGGAGAAAGTTAAAGCAACTCCTGTAAAGCAAG AGGCTGACGTTCCTAAAGAAAAAACAGTCAAACCAGAACCTGTGAAGAAAG TTGAGGCTCCAAAGGAAAAGGCAAAACTAGTGCCTAAAGAGAAAG AACCTGAAATAACCAAAGAAAAGGCGAAGCCAGCACCAAAGAAAG CTGATGCCATCAAAGAGAAAGTCAAACCAGCCCCTAAGATGAAAG aggCTAAAGACATCAAGGAGAAAGTTAAACCAGCTCCTGTAAAAAAAG agGCAATTGTCATCAAGGAAAAAGTTAAACCTGCCCCTGAGAAAAAAG AAGCTGAACTCATCAAGGAAAAAGCTAAAGCGACTCCTGTAAAGAAAG AGCCTGAAGTTACTAAGAAAAAGGCACCTAAAAAAG AGGCTGAAATCCttgaggagaaaataaaaccagCCACTGAGAAGAAAG AGGCTGAAGCCATCAAGGAGAAAGCTAAACCTGTCACAGAGAAGTTAAAAG AGGCTGAAGTCAAAGTGAAACCAGCTCCTGTAAAGAAAG AGCCTGAAGTTatcaaagaaaaagaaaaaccagcACCTAAGAAGAAAG AGGCTGAAGTCATCAAGGAGAAAGCTAAACCAGCTCCTGTAAAGAAAG CTCCTGAAGTTCTTAAAGAAAAGGTGCTTGAACCAAAACCAACTCCTTTAAAGAAAG ATGCTAAAGTGATCAAGGAAGATCTTAAACCAACGGAGAAGAAAG AGGCTGAAGTGATCAAGGAGAAAGTTAAACCAGCACCTAAAATTAAAG AGGCTGAAGTGATCAAGGAGAAAATTACACCAGCCCCTGAGAAGAAAG AGGCTGAAGTGATCAAGGAGAAAGTTAAACCAGCCCCCAAGAAGAAAG AGGCTGAAGTGATTGAGAAAGTTAAACCAGCTCCTAAAATTAAAG AGGCTAAAGTGATCAAGGAGGAAGTTAAATCAGCCCCTGAAATTAAAG AGGCTGAAGAGatcaagaaaaaaattaaaccaGCCCAAG AGGCTAAAGTGATCAAGGAGAAAGTTAAACCAGCCCCTGAAATTAAAG AGTCTGAAGAGATCAAGGAGAAAGTTAAACCAGACCCTGAGAAAAAAG AGGCTGAAGTGATCAAGGAGAAAGTAAAACCAGCTCAGAAGAAAG aGGTTGAAGAGATCAAGGAGAAAGTTCAACCGACCCCTGAAATTAAAG AGGCTAAAGTCACAAAGGAGAAAGTGAAAGCAGCTCCTGTAAAGAAAG AGCCTGAAGTTGCTAAAGAAAAAGCACCTGAACCACCCACACCAAAGAGAG ATGTTCCTCCATCTCTTGGTGTGGATCTGGAGCTCCTGAACTCTATCAACCAAAAACTGTCTCTTCTGGATTTACTGAGGAAGGACATTGGTGAAATGAAAAGTGACCTGGAGTCCACTCAGAATCAAATTCATCTTTTAAGGATGGACAACAGAACAATCAAAG agCCAGAGACTGTTGGTGTAAAAGTAAAGCGAGCAGTCTCCAAGGAAAAAGTTCAAAAAG aaccAGAAGTTTTAAGAAAGATTACAAAGACTGCACATCTTAAGAAAG AACGTGATGCCCTGAAAAACATCACAAAGCCTGCACCTGCAAAGAAAG ATCAAGAGGTCAAGATCAGGCCAGGGCCTAAACAGAAAG AAATCCATCATGTAGAGGTGGAAGCAGAGAAACCTTTACAAAAAG AATCCGAGGAGGTCAAAGAAGCAGAAG TCAAGCTAACCGAGAAAGAAGCTGTCAAGGACAAAGAAGTAAAAG gagAAGAACCCGATGTCACCAAAGATATTCCAGAAATAGAGGAGG AGGACATTCCCTACTTCCAGTGTTTCTTTGTGGATGAGGATGACACTCAGTACCCGTTCTTCCCCTTCCCACCTCCACTCTCACCAAACTTCGGAGTCTGA